A window of Zingiber officinale cultivar Zhangliang chromosome 5A, Zo_v1.1, whole genome shotgun sequence contains these coding sequences:
- the LOC121982729 gene encoding thaumatin-like protein, which produces MATQKVLVLFFSFWMFVSSSYQIQLILVNNCNHSVWPGTLGNAGHDHPRDGGFHLAAFEEAVFDVPTGWSGRLWGRTGCCFDERGRGSCATGDCGGGLRCAGAWGVPPATVVEMTLGTAASSLHFYDVSLVDGFNVPLSMTPVGGGAGCGVAVCDVDLNACCPAGLVVERGGRVVGCNSACLALRSDKYCCTGEYGSPARCRPTLFSRIFKSLCPRAYSYAFDDATSLNKCTATRYLVTFCPPAK; this is translated from the exons ATGGCGACGCAGAAAGTGCTTGTTTTGTTCTTCTCCTTTTGGATGTTCGTCTCGTCGTCGT ACCAAATCCAGCTCATTCTGGTGAACAACTGCAACCACAGCGTGTGGCCGGGCACTCTCGGCAACGCCGGCCACGACCACCCCAGGGACGGCGGCTTCCACCTCGCCGCCTTCGAGGAAGCAGTCTTCGACGTGCCTACCGGTTGGTCGGGTCGGCTGTGGGGCAGGACGGGCTGCTGCTTCGACGAGCGCGGGCGGGGATCGTGCGCCACCGGCGACTGCGGCGGCGGCCTGCGCTGCGCCGGCGCGTGGGGAGTCCCGCCAGCGACGGTGGTCGAGATGACACTGGGAACGGCCGCCTCGTCGCTCCATTTCTACGACGTCAGCCTGGTGGATGGATTCAACGTGCCTTTGTCGATGACGCCGGTGGGCGGCGGGGCCGGGTGCGGCGTCGCGGTGTGCGACGTGGACTTGAACGCCTGCTGCCCGGCGGGGCTAGTGGTGGAGAGGGGAGGGCGGGTGGTGGGGTGTAACAGCGCCTGCCTGGCTCTCCGGAGCGACAAGTATTGCTGCACCGGCGAGTACGGCTCGCCGGCGAGGTGCAGGCCGACTCTATTCTCGCGGATCTTCAAGTCCCTCTGCCCTCGCGCGTACAGCTACGCCTTCGACGACGCCACGAGCTTGAACAAGTGCACGGCGACGCGGTATCTCGTTACCTTCTGCCCTCCGGCGAAGTAG
- the LOC121980377 gene encoding splicing factor ESS-2 homolog, which yields MLLSPGHSPRQISTPPSASTLHTDGATPSSSSTVVNPRKRGSTVLDEESYVSAIERIVERDFFPDIPKLRDRLDWLEAVRSGDPVLIRDAQLKILERRAAAAGGSGAATASARRSRTRTPGSSFFPSFSATPFGSTPSTHHASGDPAAQTAPDDPLADIDTSLSLDDFLRRYTSEDNESFSKILEKVNRKKREKYAHLLEGEKEPALLTLEEEKRDRITDGYGTSGQPVSTLEDWKYTAKNLLMYNPEEKGEAPLTEEERAERLKGLTKEIDRSNTRFHGKSAPESKPTKDEEAAAILYTPVAGNTPAGAAWSFTNRDAEKSKNYDLEDLRKTPNPMYVDSTKKAENGYSFVRTPSPAPGVDESPFMTWGEIEGTPLRLDLEESPVDIGGSSDGPHFRIPLPSSRDVKAHSLAREAARKVRERSKMFKKPPLPSPARGGSASPNVRTLSPAAQKFVRRAIAKSSSSVDETLRASYRGSSPFSSTPKEKSRFSRDGSSASRSPPSRPGYASPW from the coding sequence ATGCTTCTCTCCCCCGGCCATTCCCCTCGCCAGATCTCGACTCCCCCATCCGCCTCCACCCTACACACCGATGGAGCTacgccctcctcctcctccaccgtcGTCAACCCTCGGAAGCGTGGCTCTACCGTCCTCGACGAGGAATCTTACGTCTCTGCTATAGAGCGCATCGTCGAGCGCGACTTCTTCCCCGACATCCCCAAGCTCCGCGATCGCCTCGACTGGCTCGAGGCTGTCCGATCTGGCGACCCCGTCCTCATCCGCGACGCCCAGCTCAAGATCCTCGAGCGCCGCGCAGCAGCGGCTGGGGGATCAGGCGCTGCCACCGCCTCCGCTCGCCGTTCCAGGACCCGCACCCCTGGGTCATCATTCTTTCCCTCCTTCTCCGCCACCCCCTTCGGTTCCACGCCTTCGACCCATCATGCCTCCGGCGACCCTGCCGCTCAGACCGCGCCTGATGATCCCTTGGCTGACATCGACACTTCTCTCTCACTGGATGACTTCCTCCGCCGGTACACCAGCGAGGACAACGAGAGCTTTTCTAAGATCTTAGAGAAAGTCAATCGAAAGAAGAGGGAGAAGTACGCCCACTTGCTGGAAGGCGAGAAGGAACCAGCTTTACTAACcctagaagaggagaagagagaccGGATAACTGATGGGTACGGCACCTCTGGGCAACCTGTGAGCACGTTGGAGGATTGGAAATACACGGCTAAGAATCTCCTCATGTATAATCCTGAAGAAAAGGGGGAGGCGCCACTGACGGAGGAGGAGCGGGCCGAGCGCCTGAAGGGTCTCACCAAGGAGATCGACCGCTCCAACACCCGGTTTCATGGGAAATCAGCACCCGAATCCAAGCCGACAAAGGACGAGGAAGCGGCTGCCATCCTTTATACCCCTGTCGCTGGCAACACTCCTGCTGGTGCTGCGTGGTCGTTTACTAATCGAGACGCTGAGAAATCAAAAAACTATGACTTGGAAGATTTGAGGAAGACTCCAAACCCCATGTATGTGGATTCCACGAAGAAAGCTGAGAATGGATACAGCTTCGTCAGGACGCCTTCCCCTGCTCCAGGTGTCGATGAATCCCCCTTCATGACGTGGGGAGAGATTGAGGGAACACCACTGAGATTGGACCTCGAGGAGTCACCTGTTGATATAGGAGGAAGTAGTGATGGGCCTCATTTTCGAATCCCACTGCCTTCGTCTCGAGATGTGAAAGCTCATTCCTTGGCGAGGGAAGCTGCACGAAAGGTGAGGGAAAGGTCCAAGATGTTTAAGAAGCCGCCACTGCCATCACCTGCCAGAGGAGGTAGTGCCAGCCCAAATGTGCGAACTCTTTCTCCAGCTGCTCAGAAGTTTGTGAGAAGAGCCATTGCCAAATCTTCTAGCTCCGTGGATGAGACTCTTCGAGCAAGCTATCGTGGGTCTAGCCCATTTTCTAGCACTCCTAAAGAGAAGTCAAGGTTCTCTAGAGATGGAAGCTCAGCATCAAGATCTCCTCCATCAAGGCCGGGATATGCTTCTCCTTGGTGA